From Rutidosis leptorrhynchoides isolate AG116_Rl617_1_P2 chromosome 3, CSIRO_AGI_Rlap_v1, whole genome shotgun sequence, a single genomic window includes:
- the LOC139902743 gene encoding uncharacterized protein translates to MTEQDREMLIEQNRSLNFWDRRIHLHLQQLGAPELNQFLQQEDPLLDRFFQGSDNNQHRLVSAMLWLLESSPYYLGDDLRVNHLITQPYLQIRECTFEEFKDDINNNIGYKMPTRNWGRSARNGRRKWRMISRRNITSLGICLIV, encoded by the exons ATGACGGAGCAAGATCGAGAAATGTTGATAGAGCAAAACAGAAGTCTCAACTTTTGGGATCGAAGG ATTCATCTACATCTTCAGCAGCTAGGCGCTCCAGAG CTCAATCAATTTCTTCAGCAGGAAGACCCTCTCTTAGATCGTTTCTTTCAAGGGTCTGATAACAATCAACAtag GTTAGTGAGTGCCATGTTGTGGCTGTTGGAGTCTTCTCCATACTATCTTGGAGATGATTTAAG GGTCAACCACTTAATCACACAACCTTATTTGCAAATTAGAGAGTGTACGTTTGAAGAATTCAAAGATGATATCAACAATAACATCGGATACAAGATGCCAACGAGGAATTGGGGAAGGTCGGCCAG GAATGGAAGAAGGAAATGGCGTATGATAAGTCGTCGGAACATCACTTCTTTGGGGATTTGCTTGATAGTTTAA
- the LOC139902744 gene encoding uncharacterized protein has translation MSPNATTPVHHLSQRSVLEKKKLNDTNFLDWYHNLRIVLKVEKESYILDRPVPEEPPANATKSIRDAWTKHTDDSTEVACLMLATMIPDLQKDLEHHDAFEMLKQLKEMFQQQARQQRFETVRALHACKMKEGTSVSSYVLKMKSYIDQLERLGSSIGPELAIDLILNSLPKL, from the coding sequence atgtcaCCCAATGCAACTACACCCGTTCACCACCTTTCTCAAAGATCTGTTTTAGAGAAGAAAAAACTCAATGATACGAACTTCTTAGACTGGTATCATAATTTGAGAATTGTGCTCAAAGTCGAAAAGGAGTCGTATATACTTGATAGACCCGTTCCCGAGGAACCCCCTGCTAATGCCACTAAGAGCATCCGAGATGCTTGGACTAAGCACACGGATGACTCCACAGAGGTAGCTTGCCTCATGTTAGCCACCATGATTCCAGACTTGCAAAAGGATCTGGAACATCATGATGCCTTTGAGATGCTTAAGCAGCTAAAGGAAATGTTCCAGCAACAAGCTAGGCAACAACGCTTTGAAACTGTTAGAGCGTTACACGCATGCAAGATGAAAGAGGGGACATCTGTAAGCTCTTATGTTCTAAAAATGAAGAGCTACATAGATCAGCTTGAGAGACTTGGATCTTCCATTGGTCCTGAGTTGGCAATAGACTTGATCCTCAACTCACTAccaaagttgtag